The Saccharomyces cerevisiae S288C chromosome VII, complete sequence genome includes a region encoding these proteins:
- a CDS encoding uncharacterized protein (hypothetical protein), with protein sequence MSRHKYKLWMCIAKGKRGVGERNTFVPKCSYAPFCASEVLDQLLRGDNSIVYNFYLKNGSGSVYIGSVFLI encoded by the coding sequence atgtCAAGACACAAGTACAAGTTATGGATGTGCATCGCAAAGGGAAAAAGGGGAGTGGGGGAAAGAAATACGTTTGTCCCTAAGTGCTCTTATGCTCCCTTTTGTGCTTCAGAGGTTCTTGATCAATTATTAAGAGGGGATAACTCTATCGTATATAACTTTTATCTTAAAAATGGTTCAGGTAGTGTTTATATAGGCTCAGTCTTTCttatctga
- the MEP1 gene encoding ammonium permease MEP1 (Ammonium permease; belongs to Mep-Amt-Rh family of well-conserved ammonium (NH4+) transporters that includes the human Rh factors; expression is under the nitrogen catabolite repression regulation; activity regulated by TORC1 effectors, Npr1p and Par32p; human homolog RHCG complements yeast null mutant; mutations in human homolog RHCG implicated in metabolic acidosis; MEP1 has a paralog, MEP3, that arose from the whole genome duplication): MESRTTGPLTTETYDGPTVAFMILGAALVFFMVPGLGFLYSGLARRKSALALIWVVLMATLVGILQWYFWGYSLAFSKSAPNNKFIGNLDSFGFRNVYGKKFDEDAYPELAYATFQMMFSCVNLSIIAGATAERGRLLPHMVFLFILATIGYCPVTYWIWSPGGWAYQWGVLDWAGGGNIEILSAVSGFVYSWFLGKRNEKLLINFRPHNVSLVTLGTSILWFGWLLFNSASSLSPNLRSVYAFMNTCLSAITGGMTWCLLDYRSEKKWSTVGLCSGIISGLVAATPSSGCITLYGSLIQGIVAGVVCNFATKLKYYAKVDDAMDILAEHGVAGVIGLIFNALFGADWVIGMDGTTEHEGGWVTHNYKQMYKQIAYIAASIGYTAAVTAIICFVLGYIPGMRLRISEEAEEAGMDEDQIGEFAYDYVEVRRDYYLWGVDEDSQRSDVNHRVNNAHLAAERSSSGTNSSSDGNGEMIQSEKILPIHQEDPANR, translated from the coding sequence ATGGAGAGTCGAACTACAGGGCCTTTAACGACTGAAACCTACGATGGCCCCACTGTGGCCTTCATGATATTAGGTGCCGCCCTAGTATTTTTTATGGTGCCCGGATTGGGATTCTTGTACTCCGGATTGGCAAGAAGGAAGTCTGCACTAGCACTAATCTGGGTTGTATTAATGGCGACTTTGGTCGGTATACTGCAATGGTATTTCTGGGGTTACTCTCtagctttttcaaagtcCGCTCCGaataataaattcattGGGAATCTAGATTCGTTTGGCTTTAGAAACGTGTacggaaaaaaattcgatGAAGATGCCTACCCTGAGCTCGCGTATGCAACCTTCCAAATGATGTTTTCGTGCGTCAACTTAAGTATTATCGCTGGCGCCACTGCCGAAAGAGGCAGGCTGCTACCGCACATGgtttttctctttattCTAGCTACCATTGGATATTGTCCAGTGACGTATTGGATTTGGTCACCAGGTGGTTGGGCATACCAATGGGGAGTCCTCGATTGGGCAGGCGGCGGCAACATTGAAATATTAAGCGCTGTTTCCGGGTTTGTTTACTCTTGGTTTTTGggcaaaagaaatgaaaagttaCTGATAAATTTCAGGCCTCATAATGTTTCATTGGTCACTCTAGGCACATCCATACTGTGGTTTGGCTGGCTGCTATTTAATTCTGCATCCTCATTATCCCCAAATTTGAGGTCAGTTTATGCATTCATGAATACATGTCTCAGTGCCATTACTGGTGGGATGACGTGGTGTCTTCTGGATTACAGATCGGAGAAGAAATGGTCGACAGTTGGTCTGTGCTCCGGTATCATTTCTGGGCTGGTGGCTGCAACGCCAAGCTCAGGCTGTATAACCCTTTACGGTTCACTTATTCAAGGCATTGTGGCGGGGGTAGTGTGTAACTTTGCGACGAAGTTGAAATACTACGCTAAAGTAGATGATGCCATGGACATTCTAGCTGAGCACGGGGTTGCAGGCGTAATAGGACTAATTTTCAATGCCCTTTTTGGAGCAGACTGGGTCATTGGTATGGATGGCACTACAGAGCACGAGGGCGGCTGGGTAACTCACAATTACAAGCAAATGTATAAGCAGATCGCTTACATTGCCGCATCCATTGGGTACACTGCTGCTGTAACTGCAATAATCTGCTTTGTGCTCGGCTACATACCCGGTATGAGGCTAAGAATATCAGAAGAGGCAGAGGAGGCGGGTATGGACGAAGATCAAATTGGCGAATTTGCGTACGATTATGTGGAAGTGAGAAGAGATTACTATCTATGGGGTGTAGACGAAGATTCACAACGCTCTGATGTAAATCACCGGGTGAACAACGCTCATTTGGCCGCTGAACGTAGCAGTAGCGGTACTAATAGTTCCTCGGATGGGAATGGAGAAATGATTCAATCCGAAAAGATCCTACCAATTCATCAAGAAGATCCTGCCAATAGGTAA
- the PPT1 gene encoding protein serine/threonine phosphatase (Protein serine/threonine phosphatase; regulates Hsp90 chaperone by affecting its ATPase and cochaperone binding activities; has similarity to human phosphatase PP5; present in both the nucleus and cytoplasm; expressed during logarithmic growth): MSTPTAADRAKALERKNEGNVFVKEKHFLKAIEKYTEAIDLDSTQSIYFSNRAFAHFKVDNFQSALNDCDEAIKLDPKNIKAYHRRALSCMALLEFKKARKDLNVLLKAKPNDPAATKALLTCDRFIREERFRKAIGGAENEAKISLCQTLNLSSFDANADLANYEGPKLEFEQLYDDKNAFKGAKIKNMSQEFISKMVNDLFLKGKYLPKKYVAAIISHADTLFRQEPSMVELENNSTPDVKISVCGDTHGQFYDVLNLFRKFGKVGPKHTYLFNGDFVDRGSWSCEVALLFYCLKILHPNNFFLNRGNHESDNMNKIYGFEDECKYKYSQRIFNMFAQSFESLPLATLINNDYLVMHGGLPSDPSATLSDFKNIDRFAQPPRDGAFMELLWADPQEANGMGPSQRGLGHAFGPDITDRFLRNNKLRKIFRSHELRMGGVQFEQKGKLMTVFSAPNYCDSQGNLGGVIHVVPGHGILQAGRNDDQNLIIETFEAVEHPDIKPMAYSNGGFGL, from the coding sequence ATGTCAACACCCACAGCAGCAGATCGCGCGAAGGCacttgaaagaaagaacGAAGGAAATGTTTTTGTGAAggaaaaacattttttaaaggccattgaaaaatatacagAGGCGATCGATTTAGATTCTACACAGTCTATCTATTTTTCGAACAGAGCATTTGCTCACTTTAAGGTAGATAACTTTCAAAGCGCTTTAAATGACTGTGATGAAGCCATTAAACTGGATcccaaaaatatcaaagcTTATCATAGACGTGCATTATCCTGCATGGCTCTGCTAGAATTTAAAAAGGCTAGGAAAGATTTGAATGTGCTTCTAAAGGCGAAGCCCAATGATCCGGCTGCTACTAAGGCGTTACTTACATGTGATAGGTTCATtagagaagaaagatttAGGAAAGCTATCGGAGGCGCAGAAAATGAAGCCAAGATCAGTTTGTGTCAGACTTTGAACTTGAGTTCATTTGATGCTAATGCAGATTTAGCCAATTATGAAGGTCCAAAGTTAGAATTTGAACAGCTGTATGACGATAAGAATGCCTTTAAAGGTGCAAAGATCAAGAACATGTCTCAAGAGTTTATTTCCAAAATGGTTAACGATCTTTTCCTAAAGGGAAAATATTTACCAAAAAAGTACGTTGCAGCTATTATCTCTCATGCTGATACCTTATTTCGTCAAGAGCCATCTATGGTAGAACTAGAAAATAACTCTACTCCTGATGTTAAGATATCAGTATGTGGTGATACGCATGGCCAATTTTATGatgttttgaatttatttcGCAAGTTTGGTAAAGTAGGTCCTAAGCACACTTATCTATTCAATGGTGATTTTGTCGACCGTGGTTCTTGGTCGTGTGAAGTTGCACTATTATTCTACtgtttgaaaatattacatccaaataatttctttttgaacaGAGGTAATCATGAGAGTGATAATATGAACAAAATCTATGGGTTTGAAGATGAGTGTAAATACAAATATTCACAAAGGATATTTAACATGTTTGCACAAAGTTTTGAGAGCCTTCCATTGGCTACCTTAATTAATAATGATTACCTTGTAATGCATGGTGGTTTACCAAGTGATCCTTCAGCAACTTTGTCTgatttcaagaatattGATAGATTTGCCCAACCACCTAGAGATGGCGCCTTTATGGAACTTCTATGGGCGGACCCACAAGAAGCCAACGGGATGGGTCCTTCTCAGCGTGGTTTAGGACATGCTTTTGGACCCGACATTACAGATAGATTTCTAAGAAACAACAAATTGCGCAAGATTTTTAGATCTCACGAGTTAAGAATGGGTGGTGTGCAATTCGAGCAGAAGGGTAAATTAATGACAGTTTTCAGTGCTCCAAACTATTGTGATAGCCAAGGTAATCTTGGGGGTGTTATTCATGTTGTACCAGGCCATGGTATTTTACAGGCTGGCAGGAATGACGACCAAAATCTAATAATTGAGACATTCGAAGCTGTTGAGCACCCAGATATAAAACCAATGGCCTATTCTAATGGTGGTTTTGGTTTATAG
- the VSB1 gene encoding Vsb1p (Vacuolar membrane protein required for uptake and storage of arginine in nitrogen-replete cells; nitrogen starvation appears to inhibit Vsb1-dependent activity, resulting in mobilization of stored vacuolar arginine to the cytosol; arginine uptake appears to be driven by a V-ATPase mediated H+ gradient; member of the APC (amino acid-polyamine-organocation) transporter superfamily), producing the protein MGRTIRRRRSNSSLSEAISVSLGINQDSSVNKMHRASVSAMSPPLCRSYMSGFFTGGNSPMINNLSDSKLPISNKQHPKVIHGSENLHRQTAQLSNEFCSSSVEENSPTIKDYMDIIGNGDRKDDQSMRTIEENIDEEYSDEYSRLLLSPASSNVDDDRNRGLQNSSLPELEDGYAGGYQSLRPSHNLRFRPRNLWHMCTSFPSKFAHYLPAAVLGLLLNILDALSYGMIIFPITEPVFSHLGPTGISMFYISTIISQAVYSGGWSSFPSGIGSEMIEITPFYHTMALAIKEALAGNDDEIITTTIFCYVISSMLTGVVFYALGKLRLGKIVGFFPRHILIGCIGGVGYFLIITGIEVTTRVAKFEYSWPFFSGLFTDYDTLAKWLLPVLLTVVLIGTQRYFKNSLVLPSFYILTLVLFHFIVAIIPTLSLDALRQAGWIFPIANSDSKWYDHYRLFNVHKVHWSLVLQQIPTMMALTFFGILHVPINVPALAMSLQMDKYDVDRELIAHGYSNFFSGLLGSVQNYLVYTNSVLFIRAGADSPFAGFLLIALTICIMIIGPVIISFIPICIVGSLIFLLGYELLVEALVDTWNKLNRFEYLTVVIIVFTMGIFDFVLGIIVGILIACFSFLVDSTKLQTINGEYNGNVARSTVYRDYVQTKFLDGIGEQIYVLKLQNLLFFGTIISIEEKIERLLQISNKDATKRRIKYLILDFKNINADNIDYSAAEGFNRIKRFTETKRIKLIISSIKERDRIYNAFNNVGLLNDVELFADLNSALEWCENEFLFQYKQLRKKAKERLEEGKQNNVVSAVIAATKNKKIDTIGNGLNRGSNGDTARNLMSLPTNTPRNYQILSVAQNVFVNDEQAVKNFKKEYKDDEPVLPILLFALKQYRPDIISEVQKVREKEIKFWAQLCPYFTRRRLASQSHLLHADNIFFLVETGMLKATYELPQGTLYEIFSNGTCFGKIIAPGNAMPREQKLTIETETDSVLWVIDSSSLNKLKEDNLALYVEVALMVMCIKDTRFKELLGYTLVSA; encoded by the coding sequence ATGGGAAGGACTATTAGGAGACGCCGGAGTAATTCGTCGCTTTCGGAGGCCATATCAGTTTCTTTAGGAATAAATCAAGACTCATCTGTGAACAAGATGCATAGAGCGAGTGTTAGCGCAATGTCTCCTCCATTATGCCGTTCATACATGAGCGGATTTTTTACTGGTGGAAACTCACCTATGATCAATAATTTGTCGGATTCAAAACTTCCCATCTCGAACAAACAACATCCTAAAGTGATACATGGATCAGAAAATTTGCATAGGCAGACAGCTCAACTATCCAATGAATTTTGCTCCTCTTCTgtggaagaaaattctCCCACAATTAAGGATTACATGGACATTATAGGCAATGGTGATAGAAAAGATGATCAATCTATGCGTACTATAGAAGagaatattgatgaagaatattcaGATGAGTACTCCAGATTGCTACTTAGCCCAGCATCGTCTAACGTGGACGATGACCGAAATCGAGGACTACAGAATAGTTCACTACCGGAATTAGAAGATGGTTACGCGGGCGGATATCAGTCACTTCGTCCCTCCCATAATTTAAGGTTTAGGCCAAGAAACTTGTGGCATATGTGTACGTCATTTCCTTCCAAATTTGCACATTATCTGCCCGCAGCAGTGTTAGGTTTGCTTTTGAACATTTTAGATGCCTTATCTTATGGTATGATCATTTTTCCAATCACAGAGCCagttttttctcatttaGGGCCCACTGGTATATCCATGTTTTATATTTCCACCATAATATCACAAGCCGTGTACTCCGGAGGCTGGTCGAGTTTTCCTTCCGGGATTGGGAGTGAAATGATTGAAATTACTCCGTTTTATCATACAATGGCATTAGCTATAAAAGAGGCATTAGCAGGTAATGATGACGAAATCATAACGACAACGATATTTTGTTATGTGATAAGTTCGATGCTCACAGGTGTCGTTTTCTATGCATTGGGTAAACTACGACTAGGAAAGATAGTGGGATTTTTTCCACGACACATATTGATTGGCTGTATTGGAGGTGTTGGTTATTTCTTGATAATTACAGGAATTGAAGTCACAACGAGGGTGGCGAAATTTGAATATTCAtggccttttttttcagggCTGTTTACGGATTATGACACATTAGCGAAATGGTTATTACCTGTACTATTGACTGTAGTTTTAATCGGCACTCAACGCTACTTTAAGAACTCACTCGTTTTGCCAAGTTTTTACATCTTGACGTTAGTTttgtttcattttattGTTGCGATCATTCCAACATTATCCTTGGATGCTTTGAGACAAGCTGGATGGATTTTTCCTATTGCCAACTCAGATAGTAAATGGTATGACCATTATAGATTATTTAATGTCCATAAAGTTCATTGGTCACTAGTTTTGCAACAAATACCAACGATGATGGCATTGACATTTTTTGGTATCCTACATGTTCCTATAAATGTTCCTGCGTTGGCTATGTCACTACAAATGGATAAGTATGATGTTGACAGAGAATTGATTGCACATGGTTATTCCAACTTTTTTAGTGGATTATTAGGTTCTGTCCAAAATTACTTGGTATATACCAACAGTGTTCTGTTTATTAGGGCGGGCGCTGATTCGCCATTCGCTGGGTTCCTTTTAATAGCTTTGACTATCTGTATTATGATCATTGGACCAGTCATAATATCATTCATTCCAATCTGTATAGTGGGCTCTCTAATTTTCCTACTAGGCTACGAGTTATTAGTGGAAGCGTTGGTCGATACATGGAATAAATTGAATAGATTCGAATATTTGACTGTtgtcattattgttttcacGATGGGtatctttgattttgtCCTAGGTATCATCGTTGGCATTTTAATTGCATGTTTTTCGTTTTTGGTGGATAGTACGAAATTACAAACCATTAACGGTGAATATAATGGGAACGTCGCAAGAAGTACAGTATATCGTGATTACGttcaaacaaaatttttggatgGAATTGGTGAACAAATATATGTTTTAAAGCTCCAAAACCTTCTGTTTTTCGGAACAATCATATCTattgaagagaaaattgaaagattgCTGCAAATAAGTAACAAAGATGCAACAAAACGCAGAATAAAGTATTTAATATTGGactttaaaaatattaatgCCGACAATATTGACTATTCTGCGGCAGAAGGTTTCAATAGAATTAAAAGATTCACGGAAACCAAAAGAATCAAACTAATCATATCTTCAATCAAAGAAAGGGACCGTATTTACAACGCCTTCAATAATGTGGGATTACTAAACGATGTGGAATTATTTGCTGATTTAAACAGTGCGTTGGAATGGTGTGAAAACgaattcctttttcaatataaacaattaagaaaaaaggcGAAAGAAAGATTGGAAGAAGGAAAGCAAAATAATGTCGTATCCGCAGTAATTGCAGCCactaaaaacaaaaaaattgatacAATAGGAAATGGTTTAAACAGGGGAAGCAATGGAGACACAGCGAGAAACTTAATGTCACTACCAACCAATACTCCTCGTAATTACCAAATACTTTCTGTAGCACAGAATGTATTTGTAAACGACGAACAAGCAGTgaagaatttcaaaaaggagTACAAAGATGATGAACCTGTCCTGCCTATATTGTTATTTGCATTAAAGCAGTACCGACCCGATATAATATCtgaagttcaaaaagtaagagaaaaggaaatcaaGTTTTGGGCACAACTCTGCCCCTACTTCACCAGGCGCAGATTAGCAAGTCAATCACATTTACTACATGCAGacaacatttttttccttgtgGAAACAGGTATGTTGAAGGCAACATATGAACTACCACAAGGAACCTTGTAcgagattttttcaaatggcACATGCTTCGGAAAAATCATTGCGCCAGGGAATGCTATGCCTAGAGAACAAAAGCTCACCATCGAAACTGAAACTGATTCCGTATTATGGGTTATAGACTCTAGCTCGTTGaacaaattgaaagaagACAATCTAGCATTGTACGTGGAGGTTGCATTAATGGTCATGTGTATCAAGGACACCAGATTCAAAGAATTACTAGGTTACACACTTGTTAGCGCATGA
- the ASN2 gene encoding asparagine synthase (glutamine-hydrolyzing) 2 (Asparagine synthetase; catalyzes the synthesis of L-asparagine from L-aspartate in the asparagine biosynthetic pathway; ASN2 has a paralog, ASN1, that arose from the whole genome duplication): protein MCGIFAAFKHEDIHNFKPKALQLSKKIRHRGPDWSGNAVMNSTIFVHERLAIVGLDSGAQPITSADGEYMLGVNGEIYNHIQLREMCSDYKFQTFSDCEPIIPLYLEHDIDAPKYLDGMFAFCLYDSKKDRIVAARDPIGVVTLYMGRSSQSPETVYFASELKCLTDVCDSIISFPPGHVYDSETDKITRYFTPDWLDEKRIPSTPVDYHAIRHSLEKAVRKRLMAEVPYGVLLSGGLDSSLIAAIAARETEKANADANEDNNVDEKQLAGIDDQGHLHTSGWSRLHSFAIGLPNAPDLQAARKVAKFIGSIHHEHTFTLQEGLDALDDVIYHLETYDVTTIRASTPMFLLSRKIKAQGVKMVLSGEGSDEIFGGYLYFAQAPSAAEFHTESVQRVKNLHLADCLRANKSTMAWGLEARVPFLDKDFLQLCMNIDPNEKMIKPKEGRIEKYILRKAFDTTDEPDVKPYLPEEILWRQKEQFSDGVGYSWIDGLRDTAERAISDAMFANPKADWGDDIPTTKEAYWYRLKFDAWFPQKTAADTVMRWIPKADWGCAEDPSGRYAKIHEKHVSA, encoded by the coding sequence ATGTGTGGTATCTTTGCAGCCTTCAAGCATGAAGATATTCACAACTTCAAACCAAAAGCTCTACAACtatctaaaaaaatcagaCACCGTGGCCCAGATTGGTCAGGAAATGCCGTTATGAATTCCACCATTTTCGTTCACGAGAGGTTGGCTATTGTTGGTTTAGACTCCGGTGCCCAGCCAATCACTTCAGCTGATGGCGAATATATGCTTGGCGTTAATGGTGAGATCTACAACCACATCCAACTAAGGGAGATGTGCTCTGATTACAAGTTTCAAACTTTCAGTGACTGTGAACCCATCATACCGTTATATTTGGAACATGATATCGATGCTCCAAAATATCTGGACGGTATGTTCGCATTTTGTCTGTATGATTCCAAGAAAGACCGTATTGTCGCTGCAAGAGACCCTATCGGTGTTGTCACTTTATACATGGGGCGTTCTTCTCAGTCTCCAGAGACCGTTTATTTTGCCTCCGAATTAAAATGTCTAACTGACGTTTGTGACAGTATCATTTCGTTCCCTCCTGGTCATGTCTACGATTCTGAAACGGACAAGATTACTCGTTACTTTACCCCAGACTGGTTGGATGAAAAGCGTATCCCATCCACCCCAGTTGACTACCATGCTATCAGACACAGTTTAGAAAAGGCCGTTAGAAAGAGGCTAATGGCTGAAGTTCCATACGGTGTTCTTCTATCCGGTGGGCTGGACTCTTCTTTGATTGCTGCGATTGCTGCTCGTGAAACGGAAAAAGCTAATGCTGATGCTAACGAAGACAACAATGTTGACGAGAAGCAACTTGCAGGTATCGATGACCAAGGCCATCTACACACATCCGGTTGGTCTCGTTTGCATTCGTTTGCGATTGGTCTACCAAATGCACCTGATTTACAAGCGGCTAGAAAAGTCGCCAAATTCATTGGTTCTATCCACCATGAACACACTTTTACATTACAAGAAGGTTTGGATGCTTTGGACGACGTGATCTACCATTTGGAAACTTACGACGTTACCACTATCAGAGCTTCTACACCAATGTTCTTACTATCTAGAAAGATTAAGGCCCAAGGTGTCAAAATGGTTCTTTCTGGTGAAGGCTCGGACGAAATATTCGGTGGCTATCTATATTTCGCACAAGCACCTTCTGCTGCAGAATTTCACACCGAATCTGTGCAACGTGTCAAGAACTTGCATTTGGCAGATTGTTTGAGAGCTAATAAGTCCACGATGGCTTGGGGTCTAGAAGCTCGTGTTCCCTTCTTAGACAAAGACTTTTTGCAGCTATGTATGAACATTGATCCAAATGAAAAGATGATCAAGCCAAAGGAAGGACGTATCGAAAAATACATTTTAAGAAAGGCATTCGACACTACAGATGAACCAGATGTTAAGCCATACCTACCTGAAGAAATCTTATGGAGACAAAAGGAACAATTTTCCGATGGTGTTGGCTACTCATGGATTGACGGCCTAAGAGACACTGCTGAAAGGGCCATTTCTGACGCCATGTTTGCCAATCCAAAGGCTGATTGGGGCGACGATATTCCAACCACCAAAGAAGCTTACTGGTACAGGCTGAAGTTTGATGCTTGGTTTCCTCAAAAGACTGCGGCAGACACTGTCATGAGATGGATTCCAAAGGCCGATTGGGGTTGTGCCGAAGATCCTTCAGGTAGATACGCCAAAATACACGAAAAGCACGTCAGTGCTTAA
- a CDS encoding uncharacterized protein (Protein that may be involved in pH regulation; probable ortholog of A. nidulans PalC, which is involved in pH regulation and binds to the ESCRT-III complex; null mutant does not properly process Rim101p and has decreased resistance to rapamycin; GFP-fusion protein is cytoplasmic; relative distribution to cytoplasm increases upon DNA replication stress): protein MRENAMSTKKLPYKLSGSSKITTSIPNDLIILRNNCINSLNSSSSKADSITCIDTWLKYTEGLLTHRYEANNDAALIEEEIAIALINVAVFYQDIGIETLYRAYESSQASNNLWTTSGTYLKRGLGLICFLGKNFQINTANDCQKMQVLNVLNQLSLEFQLLQQLGIVVLALSKLRSKISKDAVADLEPQELEELGKSSVFYAKLCIGSYSTASQCQGGRIVDALFMNYLQSLTYLFLSINQYNNDECGIAIGMLQESIKKLLNIVPNSQLKELDILSSTDITKKRDLIKMSFKRKIHGSTLKNQRIFEKKVPFSSKAYMMPLLKSSLDDFVIPLTILLRYRYQTTNENYSFKTVETDVSKLKELFPRGKSSDIEGTVWSFQDGHLTFADSNNATHNCGNYF, encoded by the coding sequence atGCGTGAGAATGCAATGTCTACAAAGAAACTTCCCTATAAATTATCTGGCAGCAGCAAAATAACAACTTCCATACCTAATGATTTAATCATACTGCGAAATAATTGCATAAATTCACTGAACAGTTCCTCGTCCAAAGCTGACAGCATTACATGTATAGATACGTGGCTAAAATACACAGAGGGTTTGTTAACCCACAGGTACGAAGCTAATAATGACGCCGCTCTCATTGAAGAGGAGATAGCGATTGCGTTAATCAATGTTGCCGTATTTTATCAAGACATCGGTATTGAAACATTGTACAGAGCTTATGAATCTTCACAAGCGTCAAATAACTTATGGACAACAAGCGGGACCTATCTAAAGAGAGGTCTAGGCTTAATCTGCTTtcttggaaagaattttcaaataaacaCAGCTAATGATTGCCAAAAGATGCAGGTTCTCAACGTCCTTAATCAGCTATCATTAGAGTTTCAATTGCTGCAACAACTAGGGATTGTCGTTTTAGCACTGTCTAAACTAAGATCAAAAATCAGCAAGGATGCTGTTGCGGACCTTGAGCCTCAAGAATTGGAAGAGCTAGGCAAGTCCAGTGTCTTTTACGCTAAGCTTTGTATTGGATCTTATAGCACTGCTTCGCAATGCCAAGGAGGCCGTATAGTGGACGCATTATTTATGAATTATTTACAGAGTTTGACCTATCTCTTCCTATCAATCAACCAATACAACAATGATGAGTGCGGAATTGCCATTGGGATGCTCCAAGAATCGATCAAAAAACTGTTAAATATAGTACCCAATTCGCAACTAAAAGAGTTGGACATTTTATCCTCAACCGATATTACAAAGAAGAGGGATCTTATAAAGATGTCGtttaaaaggaaaatacaTGGGTCTACTTTAAAAAACCAACGGATATTTGAGAAGAAGGTGCCATTTTCATCCAAAGCGTACATGATGCCGTTATTGAAATCTTCATTAGACGATTTTGTTATCCCACTAACGATACTGTTAAGGTACAGATACCAGACAACCAATGAGAATTATTCCTTCAAAACGGTTGAAACCGACGTTTCTAAATTGAAGGAGCTTTTCCCCAGGGGAAAATCGTCAGATATTGAAGGCACTGTATGGAGTTTCCAAGATGGACATCTTACATTTGCAGACTCAAATAATGCAACCCACAATTGCGgtaattatttttga